In Neoarius graeffei isolate fNeoGra1 chromosome 9, fNeoGra1.pri, whole genome shotgun sequence, one genomic interval encodes:
- the LOC132891270 gene encoding probable G-protein coupled receptor 82, whose translation MQYSYGTISQRTSKMLLLLAASNLECWCTLALVCEMAVCFQASQFNISSCLCQTVITYLVLPILYSVMFLIGLSGNVLSLWVFMAKISTKTPTHIYLINLGISNLILCFIMPFNAAYYVLSTSWPASGLTCQLAINVLTPVLHTNIGGGVLILTWLALSRFATIIQHNYGNRPSRCTKVLPRIIFRRLQQTPFALAMCAGTWAFVAMIIIPTVVLYATMETDRVDNNSTQACYSVAVEVGGSSSQASAIVGSTLFFLCLVLVLSAYITVIRHINRTKINKIIPDRQGVYSKVCRNILVIQIVLVICLLPHHIYKVIFIAMAQYEDFTHGILRSPSAEECHPFSIYVEVKNGLLCLAVLRCSTDPIIYFLLDKTFKKYAWNLFREIFRTKESQSSRSTYECGQLNSLGQ comes from the exons atgcagtacagctatggaaccatctcccagaggacatcaaaaatgctcctgctgttggcagcttcaaatctag aatGCTGGTGCACCCTTGCTCTGGTGTGTGAAATGGCAGTCTGTTTCCAGGCCTCTCAGTTTAACATTTCTTCTTGCTTGTGTCAGACAGTCATCACATATCTAGTCCTGCCCATTCTCTACAGTGTCATGTTCCTCATAGGGCTGTCTGGTAATGTCCTGTCTCTTTGGGTATTCATGGCAAAGATCTCCACTAAAACCCCCACCCACATCTACCTCATCAACCTGGGAATCTCCAATCTGATACTGTGCTTCATTATGCCTTTTAACGCAGCCTACTACGTTCTTAGTACCAGCTGGCCTGCATCCGGTCTGACGTGTCAATTGGCCATAAATGTCCTGACCCCAGTTCTCCACACTAACATTGGAGGAGGCGTGCTCATTCTCACTTGGCTGGCACTAAGTCGCTTTGCTACGATTATTCAGCACAACTACGGCAATCGCCCAAGCAGGTGCACCAAAGTCCTGCCCAGGATCATCTTTCGCAGACTGCAGCAAACTCCATTCGCACTGGCAATGTGTGCAGGAACTTGGGCCTTTGTGGCGATGATCATCATTCCCACAGTGGTACTTTACGCTACAATGGAGACAGATAGGGTGGACAataacagcacacaggcatgttaCAGTGTGGCAGTGGAGGTTGGTGGCTCCAGCTCTCAAGCATCTGCCATTGTAGGAAGCACCCTTTTCTTTCTCTGCCTGGTTTTAGTGTTGAGTGCCTACATAACGGTGATCAGGCACATCAAcaggacaaaaataaataaaatcatcccTGACCGACAGGGGGTCTATTCAAAAGTATGCCGCAACATTTTGGTCATTCAGATTGTGCTGGTCATTTGTCTCCTACCACACCACATTTATAAAGTTATTTTCATTGCCATGGCACAGTATGAAGATTTCACGCATGGAATATTAAGGTCCCCGTCAGCAGAAGAATGCCATCCATTTTCCATATATGTAGAGGTTAAGAATGGTCTCCTCTGTCTGGCAGTTCTACGTTGCAGCACAGACCCCATCATCTACTTCCTGCTGGACAAGACTTTTAAAAAGTATGCATGGAATTTGTTTCGAGAAATCTTCCGCACAAAAGAGAGCCAATCATCCAGGAGTACATATGAATGTGGACAACTTAATTCATTGGGACAGTAG